A DNA window from Ficedula albicollis isolate OC2 chromosome 28, FicAlb1.5, whole genome shotgun sequence contains the following coding sequences:
- the HCN2 gene encoding potassium/sodium hyperpolarization-activated cyclic nucleotide-gated channel 2 translates to GLQPGVNKFSLRMFGSQKAVEREQERVKSAGAWIIHPYSDFRFYWDFTMLLFMVGNLIIIPVGITFFKEETTAPWIVFNVVSDTFFLMDLVLNFRTGIVIEDNTEIILDPEKIKKKYLKTWFVVDFVSSIPVDYVFLIVEKGIDSEVYKTARALRIVRFTKILSLLRLLRLSRLIRYIHQWEEIFHMTYDLASAVMRIINLIGMMLLLCHWDGCLQFLVPMLQDFPQNCWVSINGMVNDSWSELYSFALFKSMSHMLCIGYGKQAPESMTDIWLTMLSMIVGATCYAMFIGHATALIQSLDSSRRQYQEKYKQVEQYMSFHKLPADFRQKIHDYYEHRYQGKMFDEDSILGELNEPLREEIVNFNCRKLVASMPLFANADPNFVTAMLTKLKFEVFQPGDYIIREGTIGKKMYFIQHGVVSILTKGNKEMKLSDGSYFGEICLLTRGRRTASVRADTYCRLYSLSVDNFNEVLEEYPMMRRAFETVAIDRLDRIGKKNSILLHKVQHDLNSGVFNNQENEIIQEIVKYDREMVQQAELQQHTAMYSPVQPQVTSAIATLQQAVAMSFCPQMASPLVGSMALGSPRMMRRLQYAQAVPSPFAVSPVLLQQTLAAPRAGDRQHPEPPGLRPRVQHLHRRGLTLSPAPRGEAPLPPWPPRLPIEATAASSP, encoded by the exons ATTTTACTGGGACTTCACAATGCTGCTCTTCATGGTTGGCAACCTGATCATCATTCCCGTGGGCATCACCTTCTTCAAGGAGGAGACCACGGCCCCCTGGATCGTGTTCAACGTGGTCTCCGACACCTTCTTCCTGATGGACCTGGTGCTGAACTTCCGGACGGGGATTGTCATTGAGGACAACACAGAAATCATCCTGGACCCCGAGAAGATCAAGAAGAAGTACCTCAAGACCTGGTTTGTGGTGGACTTTGTCTCCTCCATCCCCGTGGACTACGTTTTCCTCATTGTGGAGAAGGGCATAGACTCGGAGGTCTATAAGACAGCCCGCGCCCTCCGCATCGTCCGGTTCACCAAGATCCTCAGCCTCCTGCGGCTCCTGCGCCTCTCCCGCCTCATCCGCTACATCCACCAGTGGGAGGAG ATCTTCCACATGACCTACGACCTGGCCAGCGCGGTGATGAGGATCATCAACCTCATTgggatgatgctgctgctctgccactggGATGGCTGCCTCCAGTTCCTGGTGCCCATGCTGCAGGATTTCCCCCAGAACTGCTGGGTCTCCATCAACGGGATGGTG aaCGACTCCTGGAGTGAGCTGTACTCCTTCGCCCTCTTCAAGTCCATGAGCCACATGCTGTGCATCGGCTACGGGAAGCAGGCGCCCGAGAGCATGACGGACATCTGGCTGACCATGCTGAGCATGATCGTGGGGGCCACCTGCTACGCCATGTTCATTGGCCACGCCACCGCCCTCATCCAGTCGCTGGACTCCTCCCGGCGCCAGTACCAGGAGAAG TACAAGCAGGTGGAGCAGTACATGTCCTTCCACAAGCTGCCCGCTGACTTCCGCCAGAAGATCCACGACTACTACGAGCATCGCTACCAGGGCAAGATGTTCGATGAGGACAGCATCCTGGGGGAGCTCAACGAGCCCCTGCGTGAG GAAATCGTGAACTTCAACTGCCGCAAGCTGGTGGCCTCCATGCCGCTGTTTGCCAACGCCGACCCCAACTTCGTCACGGCCATGCTCACCAAGCTGAAGTTTGAGGTGTTCCAGCCGGGTGACTACATCATCCGAGAGGGCACCATCGGCAAGAAGATGTACTTCATCCAGCACGGGGTGGTCAGCATCCTCACCAAGGGCAACAAGGAGATGAAGCTCTCCGATGGTTCCTACTTTGGGG AGATCTGCTTGCTGACCCGTGGCCGGCGCACGGCCAGCGTCCGTGCAGACACCTACTGCCGCCTCTACTCACTCTCAGTGGACAACTTCAACGAGGTGCTGGAGGAGTACCCCATGATGAGACGGGCCTTTGAGACTGTGGCCATCGACCGTCTCGACCGCATCG GGAAGAAGAACTCAATCCTGCTCCACAAAGTGCAGCACGACCTCAACTCAGGTGTCTTCAACAACCAGGAGAACGAGATCATCCAGGAGATTGTCAAGTACGACCGGGAGATGGTGCAGCAGgcggagctgcagcagcacacggCCATGTACAGCCCCGTCCAGCCCCAGGTCACCTCTGCCATCGCCACCCTCCAGCAAGCCGTCGCCATGAGCTTCTGCCCGCAGATGGCCAGCCCGCTGGTGGGCTCCATGGCGCTGGGCTCGCCCCGCATGATGCGCCGCTTGCAGTACGCCCAGGCCGTGCCCAGCCCCTTCGCCGTGTCCCccgtgctgctgcagcaga CCCTCGCTGCCCCACGGGCTGGCGACcggcagcacccagagccccccGGCCTCCGCCCGCGAGTCCAGCACCTCCATCGGAGGgg TCTGACCCTGTCGCCCGCTCCCCGCGGCGAAGCCCCGCTGCCCCCTTGGCCTCCCCGGCTGCCCATAGAAGCCACAGCTGCATCCTCGCCATGA
- the POLRMT gene encoding DNA-directed RNA polymerase, mitochondrial: MSLLRLRAVLRGPGGLRGPGIAWRIFRSYSSASTKEKANRNGICERTELLEVLKARAKQLQGSNVPQVTVSKVELDAVDNDKYQEAVDPGPKEKQPRARGDGLARSSSWATKLQKEMYIQQLKMKQELPSAASQLALEGQAKLDVKAEAKAKAKTMKSPKISWNQSSGSPHSKPRVVEAKGGAGLKKPQRMPKDKSNQQALQQTVQCNLECFLFLQQPEEAERYLLLCQSSPVKSKVLDIGAYNIVMRSWARKGNLNRIDRLFSILESTSLQPNLDSFAVALECMGRSQSPPKAILRYLQQLNSSGFHVDELFQKCLFEGDEKEMVLWAIRAVQPNYQLPPPPSPDISKSSLLQDFYSRETMVPYPKLDFSMKELQERFQQQLEMELKNTITIESVEAAKPLTPQAVKARELLGTLRSQWHDAILQALQNSKRSMVRPKRLSKYSVLYPYLCLLPDEDYVDIMLQILNDLSPQGESLAVLARELGSKVYDRYIIQRKLRSCQLEKVQKIYENYIELLAKDSQPKQYLPREYWEKLVAEAGFGPSLSLKGCSWPCVLLMRLGMHMLELLVKAVKVPRNILNHRLESKPIPVLYHVYSFYSNWQVGLIKPHPIFSQIVSNAAETTLTFNSSAMPMLCPPVPWTSPSFGAFVLSDTKLMRFMDESTHHQLLLEQCPLVNLHPVLDALNQLGNCAWKINQPVLDIIISIFNDKGDEKLDIPPPLSEAPKPPTAPGNSSTWSKTLKHELFLCKKKTAEMHSLRMDALYKLSIANYVRDKVFWFPHNMDFRGRTYPCPPYFNHLGNDVTRAILLFAEGRPLGPRGLDWLKIHLINLTGLKKKNALQERLEYANEIMEDILDSADHPLTGRKWWMDTDEPWQALACCMEIAKASRSPDPAAYISHFPVHQDGSCNGLQHYAALGRDLSGAASVNLVPCGLPQDVYSAVAQQVEEFRRKDAERGLKIAQVLQGFISRKVVKQTVMTVVYGVTRYGGRLQIEKRLKEIDEFPEEYLWEASHYLVKQVFNSIKEMFSATRDIQNWLTESAKLIAQSGRTVEWVVSLGLPIMQPYYRSRSTVLNCGMQRLSVKNSNSSQKPDTVKQKNAFPPNFIHSLDSTHMMLTALHCLRKGLTFVSVHDCYWTHALTVDVMNQVCRQQFVALHSEKILQDLSEFMLEKYCSSSSSSTEPIAHWQKRLMEQLSNVPRTGEFNLKQVMDSTYFFS; the protein is encoded by the exons GGATTGCGTGGAGAATCTTCAGGAGCTACTCTTCTGCCAGCACCAAGGAGAAGGCGAACAGAAATGGCATCTGTGAAagaacagagctgctggaag TGCTCAAAGCTCGAGCAAAGCAGCTCCAAGGCAGTAACGTCCCACAGGTGACAGTCAGCAAAGTGGAACTGGATGCAGTGGACAATGACAAATACCAGGAGGCTGTGGACCCTGGCCCCAAGGAGAAGCAGCCCAGGGCACGGGGTGATGGCCTGGCCCGGTCCAGCAGCTGGGCCACAAAGTTGCAGAAGGAGATGTACATCCAGCAGCTGAAGATGAAGCAGGAGTTACccagtgctgcctcccagcTAGCTCTGGAGGGCCAGGCCAAGCTAGATGTCAAAGCAGAGGCCAAAGCCAAAGCAAAAACCATGAAGAGCCCGAAGATATCCTGGAaccagagctctggcagcccccACAGCAAGCCCAGGGTGGTGGAAGCGAAGGGAGGTGCGGGGCTGAAGAAACCTCAGAGGATGCCAAAGGACAAGAGTAACCAGCAGGCCCTGCAGCAGACAGTCCAGTGCAACCTGGAGTGcttcctgttcctgcagcagcccgAGGAGGCCGAGCGCTacctcctgctgtgccagagctctCCGGTGAAGAGCAAGGTGCTGGACATCGGTGCCTACAACATCGTGATGCGCAGCTGGGCCAGGAAG GGCAACTTGAATCGCATTGACCGTTTGTTTTCCATCCTGGAGTCCACCAGCCTCCAGCCCAATCTGGACTCCTTTGCAGTGGCCCTGGAGTGCATGGGCCGGAGCCAGTCTCCTCCCAAAGCCATCTTGAG atatctgcagcagctgaacagcagTGGCTTCCATGTGGATGAGCTCTTCCAAAAGTGCCTGTTTGAGGGAGATGAGAAGGAGATGGTGCTGTGGGCCATCAGGGCTGTCCAGCCCAACTAccagctgcctcctccaccCAGCCCCGACATTTCCAAGtcttctctgctccaggactTCTATTCCAGA GAGACGATGGTGCCGTACCCCAAGCTGGATTTCTCCATGAAGGAGTTGCAGGAGcgcttccagcagcagctggagatggagctgaaGAACACCATAACCATTGAGTCAGTGGAGGCAGCCAAGCCCCTGACCCCACAGGCTGTCAAAGCG cgTGAGCTGCTGGGCACCCTGCGCTCCCAGTGGCACGATGCCAtcctccaggccctgcagaatTCCAAGCGCAGCATGGTCCGGCCCAAGAGGCTGTCAAAGTACAGTGTCCTCTACCCCTacctgtgcctgctgccagaTGAGGACTACGTGGACATCATGCTGCAG ATCCTCAATGATCTGTCTCCACAAGGTGAGTCCCTGGCAGTCCtggccagggagctgggctcCAAAGTCTATGACAGGTACATCATCCAGAGGAAGCTGcgcagctgccagctggagaAGGTGCAGAAGATCTATGAGAACTACATCGAGCTGCTGGCAAAGGACAGCCAG cccaaacAGTACTTGCCACGGGAATACTGGGAGAAGCTGGTGGCAGAAGCAGGCTTTGGGCCTTCCCTGAGCTtgaagggctgcagctggccTTGTGTGCTCCTCATGCGCCTGGGCATGCACATGCTGGAGCTCCTGGTGAAGGCTGTCAAGGTGCCCAGGAACATCCTCAATCATCGCCTGGAGTCCAAGCCTATCCCTGTCCTCTACCATGTCTACTCCTTCTACAGTAACTGGCAG GTAGGGCTGATAAAGCCCCATCCCATCTTCTCCCAGATTGTGTCAAACGCTGCAGAGACCACACTGACCTTCAACTCCTCTGCCATGCCCATGCTGTGCCCCCCGGTGCCCTGGACCTCCCCCAGTTTCGGTGCCTTTGTCCTCAGTGACACCAAGCTGATGCGCTTCATGGATGAGAGCACCcaccaccagctgctcctggagcagtgTCCCCTGGTGAACCTCCACCCTGTGCTGGATGCCCTGAACCAACTGGGCAACTGTGCCTGGAAGATCAACCAGCCAGTGCTGGATATTATCATCTCCATTTTCAATGACAAAGGAGATGAGAAGCTGGACATCCCACCACCCCTCTCTGAGGCTCCCAagcctcccactgctcctggcaATTCCTCCACCTGGAGCAAGACCCTCAAGCACGAGCTGTTCCTGTGCAAGAAGAAGACTGCGGAGATGCACAGCCTGCGCATGGACGCGCTCTACAAGCTCTCCATCGCCAACTACGTCAGGGACAAAGTGTTCTGGTTCCCCCACAACATGGATTTCCGAGGCAGGACTTACCCGTGCCCGCCCTATTTCAACCACCTGGGCAACGATGTCACCCGGGCCatcctgctgtttgcagagggGAGGCCGCTGGGGCCCAGGGGACTCGACTGGCTGAAGATCCACCTCATCAACCTGACGGGGCTGAAGAAGAAGAACGCCTTGCAGGAGCGGCTGGAGTATGCCAATGAAATCATGGAGGACATCCTGGACTCGGCTGACCACCCGCTCACG ggcaggaagTGGTGGATGGACACAGACGAGCCCTGGCAAGCCTTGGCGTGCTGTATGGAAATCGCCAAAGCCTCGAGGTCTCCAGATCCAGCAGCCTACATCTCTCACTTCCCAGTTCACCAG GATGGCTCCTGCAATGGGCTGCAGCACTACGCAGCGCTCGGCCGGGACCTCAGCGGCGCTGCCTCCGTCAACCTGGTGCCCTGTGGGCTCCCTCAGGATGTCTACAGTGCAGTGGCCCAGCAG GTGGAGGAGTTTCGGAGGAAGGATGCTGAGCGGGGGTTGAAGAttgcccaggtgctgcagggcttCATCAGCCGCAAGGTGGTGAAGCAGACGGTGATGACGGTGGTGTACGGGGTCACGCGCTACGGCGGCCGCCTGCAGATAGAGAAACGCCTCAAGGAGATCGACGAGTTCCCTGAG GAGTACTTGTGGGAAGCTTCTCATTATCTGGTGAAGCAGGTGTTCAACAGCATCAAGGAGATGTTCTCAGCAACTCGAGATATCCAG AACTGGCTGACAGAGAGTGCCAAGCTCATTGCCCAGTCAGGCCGGACGGTGGAGTGGGTCGTCTCGCTGGGGCTCCCCATCATGCAGCCCTACTATCGCTCCAGGTCCACTGTG CTGAATTGTGGCATGCAGCGTTTGAGTGTGAAAAACTCCAACAGCAGCCA GAAACCTGACACTGTGAAGCAGAAGAATGCCTTTCCCCCCAACTTCATCCACTCTCTGGACTCCACACACATgatgctcacagcactgcactgcctCAG GAAGGGCCTGACCTTCGTCTCAGTGCATGATTGCTACTGGACCCACGCGCTCACCGTGGATGTCATGAACCAG GTCTGTCGGCAGCAGTTCGTGGCTCTGCACAGTGAGAAGATTCTGCAGGATCTGTCTGAGTTCATGCTGGAGAAGTACTGCAG ttcatccagctccagcacagagcctATAGCCCATTGGCAGAAGAGACTGATGGAGCAGCTGTCAAATGTTCCCAGGACAG GTGAATTCAACCTGAAGCAAGTGATGGATTCCACATATTTCttcagctga